One Panicum virgatum strain AP13 chromosome 9K, P.virgatum_v5, whole genome shotgun sequence genomic region harbors:
- the LOC120648160 gene encoding uncharacterized protein LOC120648160: MGEAVLCGLLAGTNGAAEPAKRKGEEAVRRPHLLDSSHAPPPSTSAPPQSPFAAPPPVASGSTTLVASGSGGFLSHPPLVAVESSNPNRKNSIESTARAAATVGEEPREDYHAGQLEGRPQRHKRELQLQTRSSPRITGRCLQVLPAMIVRAAPR; encoded by the exons ATGGGTGAAGCGGTGCTATGCGGCCTGCTAGCAGGGACCAACGGCGCCGCGGAGCCCGCAAAACGAAAGGGCGAGGAGGCTGTGCGTCGTCCCCATCTGCTTGACTCCTCgcatgcgccgccgccatccacttccgcgccgccgcagtcgccattcgctgcaccgccgccggtcgcTAGCGGATCCACCACTCTTGTTGCCAGCGGATCTGGAGGCTTCTTGTCTCATCCCCCTCTCGTCGCCGTCGAGTCTTCAAACCCCAATCGCAAGAACAGCATTGAATCAACGGCAAGGGCAGCTGCGACGGT GGGAGAAGAACCCCGGGAAGATTATCATGCCGGACAACTGGAAGGAAGGCCCCAGCGACACAAACGAGAGCTGCAGCTACAAACAAGGTCCTCTCCGAGAATAACAG GTAGATGTTTGCAGGTTCTACCTGCAATGATTGTTCGTGCTGCTCCAAGATGA
- the LOC120652561 gene encoding serine/arginine repetitive matrix protein 1-like, giving the protein MQPQAEPAQRRASPSTCSSTATRRSIGCMAGLLRLISPYHRSHHRKRLTAKNNAAQASAPTQPPSPTKKKVTPPSPESSPVKPAQQPRQQPPAAVRRRRSCDALRSPTIAPEHRRSSCDSPRPPPPAIVARLMGLEESAPPSPAAAAAAALRPVVPARPPPPPPPPETAAEKRRKLLGALEKCDEDLKTLRRIIAAVRAAEMRAAAASDVAPAAGTPPPGKGPAKWMFSRDEQSPSPSPSPPTPQQPKLPGVEQQHPSPDSVLDAISSPRFPCRKRPSPCTNLDAGGKAGGGNGAVAPAVGSKIVKPSRTLVFTGDYCKTKSGDGLLQLRAVHSPVPLVAGMPRSAGAESWRHHRRRWELEAAAAGRVISRAMADSAREAMWGPQGGDEGRRERAMVAAALERAIVQDLVADLLSELLAQPGRGHGAAGCRKRLCF; this is encoded by the exons ATGCAGCCGCAGGCCGAGCCCGCCCagcggcgggcgtcgccgtccaCCTGCTCCTCCACCGCGACGAGGCGGAGCATTGGGTGTatggccggcctcctccgcctcatCTCGCCGTACCACCGCAGCCACCACCGGAAGCGCCTCACCGCCAAGAACAATGCAGCGCAGGCCTCGGCGCCAACGCAGCCGCCCTCGCCGACCAAGAAGAAGGTGACCCCGCCGTCGCCAGAGTCTTCTCCGGTGAAGCCGGCGCAGCAGCCGAGGCAACAGCCTCCGGCcgccgtccggcggcggcggtcctgcGACGCGCTGCGGAGCCCGACGATCGCGCCGGAGCACCGGCGCTCCAGCTGCGAcagcccccggccgccgccgccggccatcgtgGCGCGCCTCATGGGCCTGGAGGAGTCCGCGCCGccatcgcccgccgccgccgccgcggcggcactGCGGCCCGTCGTCCCTGcccgcccgcctcctccgcccccgccgccggagacGGCCGCGGAGAAGCGGCGGAAGCTGCTGGGCGCGCTGGAGAAGTGCGACGAGGACCTCAAGACGCTGCGGCGGATCATCGcggccgtccgcgccgccgagatgcgcgcggccgccgcgtccgacgtcgccccggcggcggggacgccgcCTCCAGGCAAGGGCCCCGCCAAGTGGATGTTCAGCCGTGACGAGCAGtcgccgtccccgtccccgtcgccgccgacgccgcagcAGCCCAAGCTGCCGGGCGTGGAGCAGCAGCACCCCAGCCCGGACTCGGTACTGGACGCCATCAGCTCCCCGAGATTCCCATGCAGGAAGCGACCGTCTCCGTGCACGAATCTCGATGCGGGTGGCAAGGCCGGTGGCGGTAACGGCGCCGTGGCCCCCGCCGTCGGATCGAAGATCGTGAAACCCTCCCGCACCCTTGTCTTCACCG GCGACTACTGCAAGACCAAATCAGGCGATGGGTTGTTGCAGCTGCGCGCCGTCCATTCCCCGGTGCCGCTTGTGGCGGGCATGCCGAGGTCGGCCGGCGCGGAGAGCTGGCGGCACcaccggcggcggtgggagctggaggccgcggcggcggggcgggtgaTCAGCCGCGCGATGGCGGACAGCGCACGGGAGGCGATGTGGGGGCCGCAGGGCGGCGACGAGGGGCGGCGGGAGCGCGCCATGGTCGCGGCCGCGCTAGAGCGCGCCATCGTGCAGGACCTGGTGGCCGACCTCCTGAGCGAGCTGCTCGCGCAGCCCGGCCGCGGGCACGGCGCCGCCGGGTGCAGGAAGAGGCTGTGCTTCTAA